In the genome of Balneola sp., one region contains:
- the thrS gene encoding threonine--tRNA ligase has translation MPHKSITVTLPDGSKREYDYGVTGLEIAESISSGLARVALSITVNDEIWDLNRSIKEDASISINTWDSEDGQYTFWHSSAHLLAEAVQELYPEAKFGIGPPIETGFYYDIDFGDHQITQDDLSKIEKKFLEVARNKSTFDRKEISKDEALSFYKRKGNEYKVDLIEGLEDGDITFYTQGSFTDLCKGPHIPNTGVVKAIKLTNLAGAYWRGDVNSKQLTRIYGVSFPKQKMLDEYLIQVEEAKRRDHRKLGKELGLFMFDKMVGQGLPVWKPKGTTLRRTLERFLTDELLKRGYKEVITPHIGNIELYKTSGHYPYYSDSQFAPIEVEDEMYMLKPMNCPHHHRIYSSEMRSYRDLPLRLAEFGSVYRYEQSGELSGLSRVRGFTQDDAHIYCTEEQLKSELQNAIDLTQLVFKTFGMPVKTRLSFRDPKNKEKYAGSDEMWELAEKNILEVAEEMELDYFIGVGEAAFYGPKFDFIVRDAIGRKWQLGTVQVDYVMPERFDLSYTGSDNEKHRPVIIHRAPFGSMERFTSILIEHFAGDFPVWLSPEQVRILPISDTQNEYALQCAQQLKDSNVRVSVDERSEQIGAKIRDAETEKTPYMLIIGSKEEEAGSVSVRRHKKGDIGTFNFSEFLSNLNHEIDNKILPNEN, from the coding sequence ATGCCACACAAAAGTATTACTGTAACTCTTCCCGACGGATCAAAAAGGGAATATGATTATGGGGTAACAGGATTAGAGATTGCAGAATCTATTTCATCAGGACTTGCACGAGTAGCACTTAGTATTACTGTAAATGATGAGATTTGGGATTTAAATCGGTCTATCAAAGAAGACGCATCTATTTCAATTAATACATGGGATTCAGAGGACGGACAATATACTTTTTGGCATTCTTCTGCCCATTTACTTGCTGAAGCAGTTCAAGAACTCTACCCGGAAGCTAAGTTTGGAATTGGCCCTCCTATCGAAACTGGATTTTATTATGATATCGATTTTGGAGATCATCAAATAACACAAGACGATTTATCCAAGATTGAGAAAAAGTTTTTAGAAGTAGCAAGAAACAAATCTACCTTCGATCGAAAAGAAATATCTAAAGACGAAGCTCTCTCCTTTTATAAAAGAAAAGGAAATGAATATAAAGTAGACCTTATCGAAGGTCTTGAAGATGGTGATATTACCTTTTACACCCAGGGTAGCTTTACCGATTTATGTAAGGGGCCTCACATTCCTAATACCGGAGTAGTAAAAGCAATAAAGCTTACAAACCTGGCCGGTGCTTATTGGCGTGGAGATGTAAATAGTAAGCAGCTGACCAGAATTTATGGTGTGAGTTTCCCGAAGCAGAAAATGCTTGATGAGTATCTAATCCAGGTTGAAGAAGCAAAACGTAGAGATCATAGAAAGCTTGGAAAAGAGCTTGGCCTATTTATGTTCGATAAAATGGTAGGACAAGGGCTTCCAGTTTGGAAACCAAAAGGAACTACTCTTAGACGGACTCTCGAAAGGTTTTTAACTGATGAGCTTTTAAAAAGAGGATACAAAGAAGTAATTACTCCCCATATCGGGAATATTGAGCTTTATAAAACTTCCGGACATTATCCATACTATTCCGATTCACAATTCGCTCCTATTGAAGTTGAGGACGAGATGTATATGCTCAAGCCTATGAATTGTCCTCACCACCACAGAATTTACTCTTCTGAAATGAGGTCATACAGAGATCTACCTCTTCGTCTCGCTGAATTTGGATCTGTTTATAGGTATGAGCAATCCGGAGAGCTTAGTGGTCTTTCAAGAGTTAGAGGTTTTACCCAGGATGATGCTCATATTTATTGCACTGAAGAGCAGCTTAAGTCTGAACTTCAAAATGCTATTGATCTAACTCAACTGGTTTTTAAGACTTTTGGAATGCCTGTTAAAACAAGGCTTTCGTTTAGAGATCCTAAGAATAAAGAGAAGTATGCAGGCTCTGATGAAATGTGGGAACTGGCCGAGAAAAATATTCTGGAGGTTGCCGAAGAAATGGAACTCGACTATTTCATCGGTGTTGGAGAAGCAGCTTTTTATGGTCCTAAGTTCGATTTCATTGTCCGAGACGCTATAGGCAGAAAATGGCAGCTCGGAACGGTTCAAGTAGACTATGTAATGCCAGAAAGATTCGATTTAAGCTATACAGGTTCGGATAATGAAAAACATCGCCCGGTAATTATTCATAGAGCACCTTTTGGATCAATGGAAAGATTTACGAGCATTTTGATTGAACATTTTGCCGGAGATTTCCCGGTCTGGTTATCTCCGGAGCAAGTTAGAATACTACCCATTTCGGATACTCAGAATGAATATGCTCTTCAATGCGCGCAACAACTTAAAGATTCAAATGTAAGAGTGTCCGTCGACGAACGAAGTGAGCAGATCGGAGCTAAAATCAGGGATGCCGAAACCGAAAAAACCCCTTATATGTTGATTATTGGTTCAAAGGAAGAAGAAGCAGGATCTGTTTCAGTACGCCGACATAAGAAAGGTGATATTGGAACTTTCAATTTTTCTGAGTTTCTTTCGAACCTAAATCATGAAATAGACAATAAGATACTACCAAACGAAAACTAA